CGCGTTGCGGAGCACGTTGGTCAGGGCCTGGCGGATCCGCCGCTCGTCGAGCGGCCACTGGTGGGGCGTCCCCTCCGCGCGCACCTCGAAGGCGTCGCGGCCCACCTCGTCCACGCACGCGGCCAGCAGCGCCGCGGGGTCCGTGGGCCTGAGGTCCATCGGCCCGCTGCGCGCGAAGTCCAGCAGGTCGCTGGTCAGCGCCTCGAGCCGCCGCGCCTCGGTGACCACCAGGTCCGCCTTGCCGCGGTCCGGGCTGCGGCTGCCGAGGCGCTCGGCCAGGAGCTGCGCGTTCCCCTTGAGCGAGGCGAGCGGATTGCGGAGCTCGTGCGCGAGCACCGCCGACATCTCGCCGAGCGCACCGAGGCGGCGCTGCTCCTCGAGCCGGTGCTCGATCTGCTCCTGGCGGATCGAGAGCCGCCAGAATCCCACCGCCGCGGCCAGCAGCGCCGCCGCCATCAGCACGGAGAGCGCGAACGTGCTGGTCGCCTCGCCGGCCAGGCGCTCGGCCACCAGCGGCTCGAATTCCATCACGAAGGTGAGGCGTCGCGGCCGCGCGGCCCCCGCCGGCCGGGATCCGCCCGCCGCCTGGCCGGACTCGGGCGGCGGCGGCGCCAGTCCGGCATACCCCCACAGCCGCACGCGGTCCCCGATCGTCTCCAGGACCGGCGGCCCGGGCGGGCGGCGCACCGGCGAGCGAATCGGCACGGCCGGCTTGCCCGCCTGCGCGACGGGCGAGCCCGAAGAGTCGAAGAAGGCGAGGTAGCTGAGGCCCGCCGCCTGGTGCTGCCGCAGGATCGTGTCGAGCTGCGCCGGCTCCGGCGGCTCCGACAGGGCCCGCGCCTGCTGGCGGATGGACTCGAAGAGCACCAGGCTCTGCCCGCGGTTCAAGGTCGTGGCGGCCGCCACCGCCCGCTGCCGCCCCACCCACGCCGTCGCCACGAGCGCCGCGCCGAGCGCCACCGTGGTGGCGAGCCATCCCCACCGCACCCAGCGGCCGAGCGGCGCCTTCATGGGCCACGGCATCCGCGCAACGGCAGCGTCCCGGGTCGCATCACCGCGCGAATATATCCGCCCCCCCGGAGCCCGCGAGCCCGCCGCCTCGGGCGCGGGCGGGGCCGCGGCCGTGGCCGTCGCCGGCGTGCCGCCGCCGTCCGGCATCTCACACGCCTCCGGGCGGCGGCGGGCCGCCGTTGCCGCTCGAGCGGGTGCTCTGGAACGGGCTCGCCGCCCCGGTCGCAGCCGCGGCGCCGTTCGAGCCCGCGCCGGCGATGACGCGCAGCCCCGCGACGACGCCGGTGCCCGAGATCGCCGTGCTCACGCCGTCGCTCAGGCCGGTGCGCACCGTGAGGATGCCGGGCCGCCCGCCGGCGTCGAGGACCCACAGCCGGGCCATCGAGTCCGACAGGCCCGCGGACGCCGCCGCGAGCGGCTCCGGATGCGCCGCCCGCCACTCCGCGACCAGCGCGGCGGGGGCCTGGAAGCGCAGCGCCGCGTTCGAGACCTTCAGCACGTCCGTCACCCTGGCCACCTCGAAGGCGACCGTCGCCGTCATCCCTGGCAGGAGCGCGAGATCGGGATTGGCGACCCCCACCACCGCCGTGTAGCTGACCACGTTGTTGGACGTCGCGGACTTCAGCCGGACCTGCCGCACCGTGCCGGTGAAGGTCCGGTTCGGGTACGCCTCCACGGTGAAGCTCACCGGCTGCCCGACCCGGATCGCGCCGATGTCCGCCTCGTCGACCGACACGAGGATCTGCATCTCCCTGAGGTCGGCGGCGATGAGGAAGAGCTGTGGCGCGGAGAAGCTCGCCGCCACCGTCTGGCCGACGTCCACGTTCCGCTCGATCACGGTGCCCCCGATGGGGGCGTAGATGTAGACGTAGCTGAGGCTCTGCCGCGCCTTGGCCAGGCTCACCTCCGCCGAGGTGAGGGCGGCCTGCGCCGCCTCGTTGGCCGCGTGGGCCGTGACGTAGTCGGCGCGCGACATCAGGCCGGCCTCGAAGAGGGGCTGCGCCTGGTCGAGGGCGAATTGCTTCACGACCGAGTCGGCCCGGGCCTGCCGCACGACCGCCTCCACCTGGCGGACCTCGAGCCAGAGCAAGGTCGAGTCGAGCCGCGCGATCAGCTCGCCCCGGCTCACGCGGGAGTTGAAATCCGCCTTGAGCTCGGCGATCTGTCCGGATACCTGCGTGCCCACCTGCACCGTGCTCACCGCGCCCAGCGTCCCCGTCGAGCTGACCGTGGCGGCGATGGCGCCGCGCTCCACCGCTACCGTGCGGTACGTCGTCCCGTGCGCGGCCCGGCCGTGCAGTGCAACGGCGGCGGCCGCGCCGCCGGCGGCGCACGTCATCACCACGACGGAGAGGAACCGTTTCATGCCCCTGCGCCCTTCCGCGCCCCTACTCGTAGCGGAGCGCCTGGATCGGATCCAGCGCCGCGGCCTTGCGCGCCGGATAGAAGCCGAAGAAGATGCCGACGGCGGCGGAGAAGCCGAGGGCGACGAACACCATCTGCGGCGCGATCGCCGTCTGCCATCCCGTCGCCTTGGAGAGGATCGCGGCGCCCGCGAAGCCGATGCCGACGCCGATCGCCCCCCCGATCAGGCTCATCACGATGCTCTCCACCAGGAACTGCGTCAGCACGTCGCCGCCACGCGCCCCGATGGCCATGCGGATCCCGATCTCCCGCGTCCGTTCCGTGACCGACACCAGCATGATGTTCATGATCCCGATCCCGCCCACGAGCAGCGAGATGCTCGCGATCGCCGCGAGGAGCATCGTCATCACGTTCGTCGTGCCCTGCGCGGCCTCCGCCAGGTCGTCCTGGTTCCGGACGGTGAAGTCGTTGTCGGCGTAGCTCGGCAGCTTGTGCGAGCCACGCAGGATCTGCGTGATCTCCTGCTCCGCCGCCGGGAGATCCTCCTTGTTGGCCGTGCTGGCCAGGATCTGCGGGAGGAAGCTGAACCCGCCCGCGAGCCGCGTGTGCACCGTGGTGTACGGCGCGAGGATCAGGTCGTCCTGGTCCGTGCCCTCCGCCGTCTGCCCCTTCGGCGACAGCACCCCGATCACCTGGAACGGCTCGTTGCGGATGCGGATCTGCGCCCCCACCGCGTCCTGCCCCGGGAAGAGGTTGTCCGACACCGTCTTGCCGATCACCGCCACCTTGCGGTTGGCCTGCAGATCGCCCTGGTCAAAGAACCGGCCCGACGAGACCGTCCAGTCGCGGATGCCCTGGTAGTCGAGCGACACGCCGTCCACCAGCGTCCGCCAGTTGTTGGCGCCGCCGATGATCTGGCTCGGGGCCACCAGGACCGGGGAGACGTGCGAGAGCAGCAGCCCCTCCTTCACCAGCGCCGCGTAGTCGTCGAGCGTCAGGCGGCCCGACGTCCCCGCCCCGCCGCTCACCCCACCCTGCCGGGTCGCCGCCTGCGTGACCACGATCATGTTGGTGCCGAGGTTGTCGATGCGCCGCTGGATCTCCGACTTGGCGCCCTGCCCCACCGCGACCATCACGATCACCGCGCCCACGCCGATGATGATGCCCAGCATCGTGAGCAACGTCCGCAGCTTGTTCTTCAGGATGCTCTTGGTGGCGATGTCCACCAGCCGCGTCGCCTTCATGTCAGTCCACCTCTTCCGGCTGCAACTCGCCCAGGTCCGCCGCCGCCACGTGCCGGTCGCTGATGGCCGTGTCGCGGACGACATGCCCGTCCCGCAGCTCCACCACACGCCGGCAGTACTGCGCGATGTCGTGCTCGTGCGTGACCAGCACGATGGTGATGCCCTGCTGGTTCAGCTCCTGGAACACCGAGAGCACCTCGACGGAGGTGCGCGTGTCGAGGTTGCCGGTCGGCTCGTCCGCCAGCACGAGGGCCGGCTGCGTGACCAGCGCCCGCGCGATCGCCACCCGCTGCTGCTGGCCACCCGACAGCTCGCTCGGCTCGTGATGGGTGCGGTCGCCGAGGCCGACGCGTTCCAGCGCCTCGCGCGACATCGCCTTGGTGTCCAGCTTCTTCCCGCTGCGATCGTACAGCAGCGGCAGCTCGACGTTGTCGAGCGCCGTGGTCCGCGCCAGGAGATTGAAGCCCTGAAACACGAACCCGATCTTCGCGTTGCGGATGTCGGCGAGCTGGTTCTTGCTCATGCCGTCCACCCGCACGCCGTCGAGCCAGTAGCTGCCCGACGTGGGCTGGTCGAGACAGCCGAGGATGTTCATCAGCGTGGACTTGCCGGAGCCCGAGGCCCCCATGATGGCGACCATCTCGCCCCGCTCGATCCTGACGTTCACGCCGCGCAGCGCGTGCACTTCGGTCTTGCCGGTGAAGTACGTCTTCTTGATCGCCTCCACCCGGATGACCGCGGTGTCGGTCGCCGCCGCCTCGACCTTCGGCGCGCCGCGCGAGGGAATCAGCTGGATCGCCATGGCTACAACACCCGGTTCCGGAACCCGTTGTTCTGCTGCTGCTGGAACGGGTTGCTGGCGCCGCCGGCCTTCTCGTTCGTCACGGCGGCGATGATCTTCATGCCCTCCTTGAGGGTCGGGCCGGTGATCTCCGTCAGCTGGCCGTCGGTGAGCCCGGTGTGCACGCGCACCGGCGTCGGCTTGCCGTTGGCGTCGAGGGTCCAGAGGACCGCGGTGTTGTTGGCGCCGGCGCCGGCCTGACCGCCCATGGCGCCCGTGCCGCCCTGCCGCTGGCCGCCGCCGAATCCGCCACCCTGGCCGCCGCCCATCGTGACCGCGCCGCCGCCCTGCGCACGCTGCGCCATCATCTGGCGGAAGCGGGCCGAGTCGGCGGCCGTGAACTGGCGCCGCCCCGTCCCCGAGTCCGCCCCGGCCGCGCCCGGCCGGCGCTGCGGAAGGTCGGCCGCCGCCAGCATCGCCTCGGAGGGCCGGAACCGCAGCGCCGCGTTCTGGATCCGCAACACGCTCGCCGCCTTGGCCGTCTCGAAGTTCACCGTCGCCGTCATCCCCGGCAGCAACGTCCCATCCGGGTTGTTCACGTACACCACCACCGTGTAGTCCACCACGTTCTGCACCGTGGCGGACTGCAGCCGCACCTGGTGGACCGTGCCGTGGTAAGTCCGGTTCGGGTACGACTCGACCGTGAACTGCACGTCCTGGCCCTGCTTGATCTGGCCGATGTCCGCCTCATCCACCTGCACCAGGATCTGCATCCTGCTGAGATTGGACGCGATCACGAACAGCTGCGGAGCCGCGAAGCTCGAGGCCACCGTCTGGCCCACCTGCACATCGCGCTCCTGCACCACGCCGTCGATCGGCGCGTAGATGTACGTGTACGCCAAGTCCTGCTCGGCTCTCGCCAGGCCGACGCGCGCCGAGAGCAGGTTGGCCTTCGACTGCTCGAACGCGGCCTGCGCCGCCACGTAGTCGTTATCCGTCATCATCCCGCTGGCGTGGAGCGGCGTCGCCTGGGTGAGCGTGAACGACTTCAACATCGAGTCCGCGACATCCTGCGCCACCTGGGCCTGCGCCGTCCTCACCTCCAGCTCCGACGGTCGCGGGTCGAGCCGCGCGAGCAGCTCACCCTTCTTCACGTGACTGTTGTAGTCGGCGAACAGCTGGGTGATCTGGCCCGAGACCTGCGCT
This is a stretch of genomic DNA from Gemmatimonadales bacterium. It encodes these proteins:
- a CDS encoding HAMP domain-containing sensor histidine kinase yields the protein MKAPLGRWVRWGWLATTVALGAALVATAWVGRQRAVAAATTLNRGQSLVLFESIRQQARALSEPPEPAQLDTILRQHQAAGLSYLAFFDSSGSPVAQAGKPAVPIRSPVRRPPGPPVLETIGDRVRLWGYAGLAPPPPESGQAAGGSRPAGAARPRRLTFVMEFEPLVAERLAGEATSTFALSVLMAAALLAAAVGFWRLSIRQEQIEHRLEEQRRLGALGEMSAVLAHELRNPLASLKGNAQLLAERLGSRSPDRGKADLVVTEARRLEALTSDLLDFARSGPMDLRPTDPAALLAACVDEVGRDAFEVRAEGTPHQWPLDERRIRQALTNVLRNARQATPEGTRPEVAAGRSDGSLVFTVRDFGAGIPPGDERKIFSPFYTTRVSGTGLGLAVAQRVVELHGGTIVAANHPDGGAVFRITLPGG
- a CDS encoding efflux RND transporter periplasmic adaptor subunit; the encoded protein is MKRFLSVVVMTCAAGGAAAAVALHGRAAHGTTYRTVAVERGAIAATVSSTGTLGAVSTVQVGTQVSGQIAELKADFNSRVSRGELIARLDSTLLWLEVRQVEAVVRQARADSVVKQFALDQAQPLFEAGLMSRADYVTAHAANEAAQAALTSAEVSLAKARQSLSYVYIYAPIGGTVIERNVDVGQTVAASFSAPQLFLIAADLREMQILVSVDEADIGAIRVGQPVSFTVEAYPNRTFTGTVRQVRLKSATSNNVVSYTAVVGVANPDLALLPGMTATVAFEVARVTDVLKVSNAALRFQAPAALVAEWRAAHPEPLAAASAGLSDSMARLWVLDAGGRPGILTVRTGLSDGVSTAISGTGVVAGLRVIAGAGSNGAAAATGAASPFQSTRSSGNGGPPPPGGV
- a CDS encoding ABC transporter permease, with amino-acid sequence MKATRLVDIATKSILKNKLRTLLTMLGIIIGVGAVIVMVAVGQGAKSEIQRRIDNLGTNMIVVTQAATRQGGVSGGAGTSGRLTLDDYAALVKEGLLLSHVSPVLVAPSQIIGGANNWRTLVDGVSLDYQGIRDWTVSSGRFFDQGDLQANRKVAVIGKTVSDNLFPGQDAVGAQIRIRNEPFQVIGVLSPKGQTAEGTDQDDLILAPYTTVHTRLAGGFSFLPQILASTANKEDLPAAEQEITQILRGSHKLPSYADNDFTVRNQDDLAEAAQGTTNVMTMLLAAIASISLLVGGIGIMNIMLVSVTERTREIGIRMAIGARGGDVLTQFLVESIVMSLIGGAIGVGIGFAGAAILSKATGWQTAIAPQMVFVALGFSAAVGIFFGFYPARKAAALDPIQALRYE
- a CDS encoding ABC transporter ATP-binding protein, which encodes MAIQLIPSRGAPKVEAAATDTAVIRVEAIKKTYFTGKTEVHALRGVNVRIERGEMVAIMGASGSGKSTLMNILGCLDQPTSGSYWLDGVRVDGMSKNQLADIRNAKIGFVFQGFNLLARTTALDNVELPLLYDRSGKKLDTKAMSREALERVGLGDRTHHEPSELSGGQQQRVAIARALVTQPALVLADEPTGNLDTRTSVEVLSVFQELNQQGITIVLVTHEHDIAQYCRRVVELRDGHVVRDTAISDRHVAAADLGELQPEEVD
- a CDS encoding efflux RND transporter periplasmic adaptor subunit, with the protein product MKRRLVISIAVVVVAAAATAGFLSRGHATYSATYRFVTVDKGDISSTVNSTGTLSADTAVAVGAQVSGQITQLFADYNSHVKKGELLARLDPRPSELEVRTAQAQVAQDVADSMLKSFTLTQATPLHASGMMTDNDYVAAQAAFEQSKANLLSARVGLARAEQDLAYTYIYAPIDGVVQERDVQVGQTVASSFAAPQLFVIASNLSRMQILVQVDEADIGQIKQGQDVQFTVESYPNRTYHGTVHQVRLQSATVQNVVDYTVVVYVNNPDGTLLPGMTATVNFETAKAASVLRIQNAALRFRPSEAMLAAADLPQRRPGAAGADSGTGRRQFTAADSARFRQMMAQRAQGGGAVTMGGGQGGGFGGGQRQGGTGAMGGQAGAGANNTAVLWTLDANGKPTPVRVHTGLTDGQLTEITGPTLKEGMKIIAAVTNEKAGGASNPFQQQQNNGFRNRVL